A region from the Vicia villosa cultivar HV-30 ecotype Madison, WI linkage group LG3, Vvil1.0, whole genome shotgun sequence genome encodes:
- the LOC131656737 gene encoding protein ASYMMETRIC LEAVES 2-like: MASSNSPCAACKFLRRKCTQECDFAPYFLPENPQRFANVHRVFGASNVAKLLKELNVADREDAVRSLAYEAESRLKDPIYGCVGLISALQQRLRDVQTELAVAKKELSSYNSNPQVMQFLFGNAGAGLQQQHQQWNNSQFAGVANGNYSYNFPHEMLGGAGLVTRDVQQEQELLEAQQIVAAQQDYLLRFSGLHVGGGGGAAAAVSGHADMAHSLGIGSFENGGSGGSSSGCGYYQIQQQQQGEPQQQHQNYNPHVGVAAAANPAEAPGLLSPQNQENGGEDGRSVGSTHRSS; encoded by the coding sequence ATGGCATCATCGAATTCACCCTGTGCAGCATGCAAGTTTCTCCGCCGAAAGTGCACACAAGAATGCGACTTCGCTCCGTATTTTCTCCCCGAAAATCCACAGCGATTCGCGAACGTGCACCGTGTCTTCGGCGCAAGCAACGTCGCTAAGCTCTTAAAAGAGCTCAATGTGGCTGACCGCGAAGACGCGGTGAGATCTTTGGCTTACGAGGCGGAGTCTCGTTTGAAAGATCCTATCTACGGTTGCGTTGGTTTAATCTCGGCTCTCCAACAGCGGTTGCGCGATGTTCAAACCGAGCTCGCTGTAGCGAAGAAAGAACTGTCGAGTTATAATTCGAATCCTCAGGTTATGCAGTTCTTGTTTGGGAATGCTGGTGCAGGGTTGCAGCAACAGCATCAACAATGGAATAACTCACAGTTTGCAGGTGTTGCTAATGGTAACTACTCGTATAATTTTCCGCATGAGATGCTCGGAGGAGCGGGATTGGTTACTCGAGATGTTCAGCAGGAGCAAGAGCTTCTTGAAGCTCAGCAGATAGTTGCTGCTCAGCAAGATTATTTGCTTAGGTTTAGCGGACTTCACGTCGGTGGTGGCGGTGGTGCTGCTGCTGCTGTTTCTGGTCATGCTGATATGGCTCATTCATTGGGGATAGGAAGCTTTGAGAATGGAGGTAGCGGCGGAAGTAGCAGCGGCTGTGGTTATTATCAGATTCAGCAACAACAACAGGGAGAGCCGCAGCAGCAACACCAGAACTATAATCCTCATGTTGGTGTTGCTGCTGCGGCGAATCCAGCTGAGGCGCCGGGTTTGTTATCTCCTCAGAATCAGGAGAATGGTGGTGAGGATGGTAGGAGTGTTGGTAGCACTCATCGTTCTAGTTGA
- the LOC131659064 gene encoding uncharacterized protein LOC131659064: MAPPQYIINAHVFGETYDNEEVGFLFRNTEVKRFCLSRKANFSYFKGRLETKLAMGGVSQIFYQYRFLRGDNPVKFIQVEIKDDEDMQNMFANHEYSGYECIELYVTLPKVQPTQMVESQVIDALGDEQAEVDVVDEEEEAPEIEVDNLVNEESEDEPEVVVPRDQVHMPPAHMRNLDFDGDDEPSTDIFYDPYTQTDQRLKVGDRFRSKEACIMAIKRFHMANNVDFRVDRANVERYKIYCRNTDCGFRLHASYRKRSDSWVIGYISQDHTCVNTNVSQDHRKLSYDIICQEILPLVEKDPSLKVKTIISHIVATYNYTPSYRKAWLAKTKAIEVVYGNWEDSYKRLPHFLYALQLYAPGTVTILETLPAQSPDGTSLQGNVIFYRLFWAFRPCVQGFLYCKPILQIDGTWLYGKYKGTMLMAVAQDGNSNIFPVAFALVEGETAGGWGFVLKNLRTHVAPQPGLCLISDRHAAIESAYNNPANGWQNPTSTDVYCIRHIAQNFMREIKDRALRKTLINAGYALTQPTFQYYRHEIVAENPDAGRWVDNLAREKWTRSYDNGKRWGHMTTNLVESMNGVFKGVRHLPITALVEATYYRMASLFARRGMENIEENQTNKHRSQRTGKGVGCAMGR, from the exons ATGGCCCCTCCACAATACATTATCAACGCTCATGTTTTTGGCGAGACATATGACAACGAAGAAGTTGGTTTTCTGTTTAGAAACACTGAGGTTAAACGATTTTGTTTAAGCAGAAAAGCAAATTTCAGTTACTTCAAAGGGAGATTAGAGACGAAGCTTGCAATGGGTGGTGTATCCCAGATTTTTTACCAATATCGATTTCTTCGTGGAGACAACCCGGTCAAGTTTATCCAAGTTGAGATCAAAGACGATGAAGACATGCAGAATATGTTTGCCAATCATGAGTATTCTGGTTACGAATGCATAGAACTGTATGTTACTCTACCAAAAGTTCAACCCACACAAATGGTTGAGTCACAAGTCATTGATGCACTTGGAGACGAGCAAGCAGAGGTCGACGttgtagatgaagaagaagaagcaccggaAATAGAAGTTGATAACCTGGTCAACGAGGAAAGTGAAGATGAACCGGAAGTTGTTGTACCACGAGATCAAGTGCATATGCCTCCAGCGCACATGAGGAACCTGGATTTTGATGGGGATGACGAACCATCGACTGATATTTTCTATGATCCATACACCCAAACAGATCAACGGTTAAAAGTAGGAGACAGATTtcgttctaaggaggcatgtatcATGGCCATAAAAAGATTTCATATGGCAAACAATGTTGATTTTAGAGTTGATCGCGCCAATGTCGAAAGGTACAAAATTTACTGTAGAAACACTGattgtggattcaggttgcatgcatcatacaggaAGAGAAGTGACTCATGGGTTATAGGATATATTTCCCAAGATCACACATGTGTTAACACAAATGTTTCACAAGATCACCGTAAGCTAAGTTATGACATTATTTGTCAAGAAATCTTGCCTCTAGTTGAAAAAGATCCATCGTTAAAGGTGAAAACGATAATCTCTCATATCGTTGCAACGTACAACTACACTCCGTCTTATAGAAAGGCGTGGCTGGCGAAGACCAAAGCGATCGAAGTTGTGTATGGAAATTGGGAGGATTCGTACAAACGACTCCCACATTTCTTATATGCGCTTCAACTTTATGCTCCTGGAACTGTTACTATTTTAGAGACCCTTCCGGCGCAATCTCCAGACGGAACGTCCCTTCAAGGGAATGTGATATTCTACAGGCTCTTCTGGGCTTTCCGCCCATGTGTACAAGGATTTTTATATtgcaaaccaattcttcaaatagaTGGAACTTGGTTGTACGGAAAATATAAAGGCACCATGTTGATGGCTGTGGCTCAAGACGGAAATAGTAACATCTTTCCTGTTGCTTTCGCTCTTGTGGAAGGAGAAACTGCTGGAGGTTGGGGTTTCGTTCTCAAAAATCTTCGGACACACGTTGCCCCCCAACCTGGACTTTGCTTGATTTCAGACAGACATGCTGCCATCGAGAGTGCgtacaacaatccagcaaacgggtGGCAAAACCCTACATCAACGGATGTTTACTGTATTCGACACATTgcacaaaatttcatgcgggagataAAGGACAGGGCTCTTCGGAAGACTCTTATCAATGCCGGATATGCGTTGACTCAACCGACGTTCCAATATTATCGACATGAAATTGTAGCGGAaaatccagatgcaggcagaTGGGTAGACAATCTTGCTAGAGAGAAATGGACCAGATCATACGACAACGGGAAGCGATGGGGGCACATGACTACGAATCTTGTGGAGTCTATGAACGGGGTGTTTAAGGGCGTCAGACACCTTCCGATTACTGCCTTGGTGGAagcaacatactataggatggCTTCTCTTTTCGCAAGAAGAG GAATGGAAAATATTGAAGAAAACCAAACAAACAAGCACAGGTCTCAGAGAacgggtaagggagtcggttgcgCAATGGGAAGGtaa
- the LOC131659063 gene encoding uncharacterized protein LOC131659063, with protein MPFTKYEQEGVHTLLQFYNPSLRCFTFTDYLLVPTLEEYSLFLGVPIGKEVPYYGTMEAHTSLEISKALYLSKSDVEANLTKKGGCLGFRMEFLVKRGCDAAEAKEWDTFRAILALSIYGIMMFSNRGAFVDNRHTYKWAERIMGLRAKDIVWHNRSLDSMEVIMSCGKFKNVPLMGLRGGINYNPILARRTFGYAFISPPEQTEIAENIFYHSTTDSRQMAEAVQAWKSICWRDKKHFGQRDCATYEDYTKWVESVVDAQGMPFPPKDPLYPLLVNNPTSSPCLVITKLWMRIEV; from the exons atgccgttcaccaaGTACGAGCAGGAGGGAGTTCATACTTTGCTTCAGTTCTATAATCCTTCCCTTCGCTGCTTCACGTTCACCGACTACCTTTTGGTTCCAACATTAGAAGAGTATTCCCTGTTTCTTGGCGTTCCTATAGGGAAGGAAGTACCATACTATGGCACCATGGAAGCTCATACTTCCTTGGAGATttctaaggctctttatttgagcaagtcggaCGTGGAAGCAAATCTCACCAAGAAGGGAGGATGTCTTGGTTTTCGCATGGAGTTTCTGGTCAAAAGGGGTTGTGATGCTGCTGAAGCAAAAGAATGGGACACATTTAGGGCTATCCTGGCTCTAAGTATCTATGGTATCATGATGTTCTCAAAC CGTGGTGCTTTCGTTGATAATAGGCACACATATAAGTGGGCTGAGAGGATTATGGGGCTTAGGGCCAAAGATATTGTCTGGCACAATAGATCTTTAGATAGCATGGAAGTTATTATGAGTTGCGGAAAGTTCAAAAATGTACCTCTCATGGGTCTTAGAGGTGGAATCAACTATAATCCCATCCTGGCTAGGAGAACATTTGGATATGCTTTTATCAGTCCCCCTGAGCAGACAGAAATTGCTGAGAATATTTTCTATCATTCAACCACCGACAGTCGGCAGATGGCAGAAGCTGTACAAGCTTGgaagagtatttgttggagagataAGAAACATTTTGGTCAGAGAGATTGTGCTACTTACGAGGATTATACTAAGTGGGTCGAATCTGTGGTTGATGCTCAAGGGATGCCTTTCCCTCCTAAAGATCCTTTGTACCCCCTGCTGGTGAACAACCCAACATCGTCTCCATGCCTCGTTATAACCAAACTGTGGATGAGAATCGAAGTTTGA